The genomic DNA CGACGGACGGGTCGGTGCCGCCGGCGGCGGAGCTGGGGCAGGGGCTGACCGGGGTGACGTCGGTGGCGGCGGCGGAGGACGGTACGAAGCCGCTGGTGGCGGCGTCGGAGGACGGGATCGTGCGGCTGCCGCAGAACGCGTACTGGAAGGCGGTGCCGGGCGGGGAAGGAGGCACGGCGCCGGTGTACCCGGGGTAGGCGGGCGCGGGTTCTGCCGCTGAGTTGTCCACAGCCGGGGGTTGTCCACAGGGGTCGCGGGGTGTCGGTGGCGGCGGGCATGGTGGGCGCATGCGGGGGACAGGGCGGGAACTGGCGGGGTTGATGCTGCCGGCCGGCTGCGCGGGATGCGGGGCGGTCCGGGGCGCGGTGGCGCTGTGCGCGGGGTGTGCGGAGGAGCTGACGGCAGGGGCGGTGCGGCGCGTGGTGCCCCGGCCGCGGCCGCCGGGGCTGCCCGCGGTGTATGCGGCGGTGGCGTACGCGGGCGCGGCGAGGTCGGTGCTGCTGGCACACAAGGAGCGCGGCGCGCTGCGCCTGGCCCGCCCGCTGGGCACGGCCCTGGCGGCGGGGGTGCGGGCCGCGGAGGCGGGTCGGGGCGCGCGGGGTGGCGCGGGTGTGCGGGAACGGGGCGGGGGTGCTTCGGCGGCGGCGTGCGGCGGCCGGGATGTGCTGACGACTCGCGGTGAGTGCGGCCCGGCTGCCCCCGGTGATCTCGGGGTTCAGGCGGCGCGGCGGGCGCGGCGGCGTGGGCGGATGCGGATGTTCCCGGACGGTGGGGAGCGGGTGGTGCTGGTGCCGGTGCCGTCGGCGCGAGGGGCCGTGGTGCGGCGGGGGCACGACCCGGTGCGGCGGCTCGCGCTCGTGGCCGCGGAGCGGCTGCGGCGGGGCGGGATACGGGCGGAGCTGCTGCCGGTGCTGCGGCAACGGCGGGCGGTGGCCGACCAGGCGGGGCTGAGCGCGGCGGCGCGGCGGCGGAACGTCGCGGGGGCGCTGGAGGTGGTGCGTGGCGGTGCGCTGCGGTTGCGCGCACCCGGGTGCCGGGTCGTGCTCGTCGACGACGTGCTGACGACCGGGGCGTCCCTTGCCGAGGCCGCGCGGGCCGTGCGCGCGGCAGGCTGCCATGGCGGGCTCGCGGCGGTCGTCGTGGCCGCGCCGCGCGATGCGTTCGAAGCCGGTCGCGCGTGTTCGCTCCCTTGACT from Streptomyces sp. CMB-StM0423 includes the following:
- a CDS encoding ComF family protein; amino-acid sequence: MRGTGRELAGLMLPAGCAGCGAVRGAVALCAGCAEELTAGAVRRVVPRPRPPGLPAVYAAVAYAGAARSVLLAHKERGALRLARPLGTALAAGVRAAEAGRGARGGAGVRERGGGASAAACGGRDVLTTRGECGPAAPGDLGVQAARRARRRGRMRMFPDGGERVVLVPVPSARGAVVRRGHDPVRRLALVAAERLRRGGIRAELLPVLRQRRAVADQAGLSAAARRRNVAGALEVVRGGALRLRAPGCRVVLVDDVLTTGASLAEAARAVRAAGCHGGLAAVVVAAPRDAFEAGRACSLP